One Dictyoglomus thermophilum H-6-12 DNA window includes the following coding sequences:
- a CDS encoding general substrate transporter:Major facilitator superfamily MFS_1, whose translation MPIRSTLYFFARGALDVILVQLFTHIFTFVITINVAPIYMNELVPPEERAIGQGILNLSIALSQTLSSFVSGNVADIIGLKGMYLFLALIGIIGGIWGLRIFKNTGSH comes from the coding sequence ATGCCTATTAGGTCTACTCTTTACTTTTTTGCAAGAGGGGCTTTGGATGTAATATTGGTTCAACTTTTTACCCATATTTTTACTTTTGTGATAACTATAAATGTAGCACCTATTTATATGAATGAGTTGGTCCCTCCTGAGGAGAGGGCAATAGGACAGGGTATATTAAATCTATCTATAGCTTTATCTCAAACTTTATCTTCTTTTGTTTCAGGGAATGTAGCGGACATAATAGGACTTAAGGGAATGTACCTATTTCTTGCTTTAATTGGAATTATAGGAGGTATATGGGGATTAAGAATATTTAAGAACACAGGCTCCCATTGA
- a CDS encoding C-GCAxxG-C-C family protein — MQRVEKALESFKKGYNCSQSVFSAYSDIFNVDRNTALLIASGLGGGIGRTGNVCGAVTGAVLILGLKYGFFKEDEIDLGKERVYSKVKEFLKRFEEENKSIICKELIGVDIGTEEGLKKAKEEKIFGNICPKFVESACKILEEMIK; from the coding sequence ATGCAAAGGGTTGAAAAAGCTCTTGAGTCTTTCAAAAAGGGATATAACTGTTCCCAATCGGTATTCTCAGCTTATTCTGACATATTTAATGTAGATAGAAACACTGCCTTGCTTATTGCAAGTGGCCTTGGGGGTGGAATAGGAAGAACAGGAAATGTCTGTGGAGCAGTAACTGGAGCAGTACTTATTTTAGGACTCAAATATGGGTTTTTTAAAGAAGATGAAATAGATCTGGGAAAAGAAAGAGTATACTCCAAAGTAAAGGAATTTTTAAAGAGATTTGAGGAAGAAAACAAGAGTATAATATGTAAGGAGTTAATTGGAGTAGATATAGGAACAGAAGAAGGATTAAAAAAGGCAAAAGAAGAAAAAATATTTGGTAATATATGCCCCAAGTTTGTAGAGTCAGCTTGTAAAATTCTGGAAGAAATGATTAAATAA
- a CDS encoding GH39 family glycosyl hydrolase produces MNHIKIEKGKYVGVFPDNWKFCVGSGRIGLALQKEYIDALSFVKRHIDFKYLRAHGLLHDDVGIYREDIVDGKTIPFYNFTYIDRIYDSFLEIGIRPFVEIGFMPSKLASGDQTVFYWRGNVTPPKDYKEWEKLIKNVVKHFIDRYGEKEVTQWPFEIWNEPNLTVFWKDANQAEYFKLYEVTVKAIKEVNENIKVGGPAICGGSDYWITDFLNFCYKNNVPVDFLTRHAYTGKPPIYTPHFVYQDVHPIEYMLNEFKTVREMVKNSPFPNLPIHITEFNSSYHPLCPIHDTPFNAAYLARVLSEGGDYVDSFSYWTFSDVFEEADVPRSLFHGGFGLVAFHNIPKPVFHMFTFFNAMGEKILYRDDHILITEREDKSVALIAWNEVMTKEENQERKYRIEIPVDYKEVFIKQKLIDEEYGNPWRTWIQMGRPRFPSKKQIETLREVATPKVTTFRKTVENGHITLEFTLGKNAVTLFEISKVIDESHTYIGLDDSKIPGGY; encoded by the coding sequence ATGAACCATATAAAGATTGAAAAAGGCAAATATGTTGGTGTTTTTCCTGACAATTGGAAGTTTTGCGTAGGAAGTGGAAGAATAGGTCTTGCTCTCCAAAAAGAATATATAGATGCCCTCTCTTTTGTAAAAAGGCATATAGATTTTAAATATCTAAGAGCCCACGGATTACTCCATGACGATGTGGGAATTTACAGAGAAGACATAGTAGACGGAAAAACAATCCCTTTTTATAATTTCACCTACATTGACAGAATATACGATTCCTTTTTAGAAATTGGAATAAGACCTTTCGTTGAAATTGGATTTATGCCCTCAAAACTTGCCTCTGGAGATCAAACAGTATTTTACTGGAGAGGCAATGTTACTCCCCCTAAAGATTATAAAGAATGGGAAAAGTTAATAAAAAATGTGGTGAAACATTTCATAGATAGATATGGAGAAAAAGAGGTTACTCAATGGCCTTTTGAGATTTGGAATGAGCCCAATTTAACCGTATTTTGGAAAGATGCAAATCAGGCAGAATACTTCAAATTATACGAGGTTACAGTAAAAGCAATAAAAGAGGTAAATGAAAACATAAAGGTTGGAGGACCTGCAATCTGTGGTGGATCAGACTATTGGATAACTGATTTTCTAAATTTCTGTTATAAGAACAATGTACCTGTAGACTTTTTAACTCGACATGCCTATACAGGCAAACCTCCTATATATACCCCTCACTTTGTATACCAAGATGTGCATCCCATCGAATACATGTTAAATGAATTCAAAACCGTTAGAGAGATGGTGAAAAATTCTCCATTCCCTAACCTACCAATACATATTACTGAATTTAACAGTTCTTACCATCCCCTCTGCCCCATACACGATACTCCCTTCAATGCTGCTTACTTAGCAAGGGTACTAAGTGAGGGAGGAGACTATGTTGACTCCTTCTCTTATTGGACCTTTAGTGATGTGTTTGAGGAAGCAGACGTTCCAAGATCACTCTTCCATGGTGGATTTGGTCTTGTAGCATTCCACAATATTCCAAAACCAGTTTTCCATATGTTCACCTTCTTTAATGCTATGGGAGAAAAGATCCTCTATAGAGATGACCATATCTTAATAACCGAAAGAGAAGACAAGTCAGTTGCCTTAATTGCTTGGAATGAAGTCATGACAAAAGAAGAAAATCAAGAAAGAAAATATAGAATAGAGATACCCGTAGATTACAAAGAGGTTTTCATAAAACAAAAGTTAATTGATGAGGAATACGGAAATCCATGGCGCACCTGGATTCAAATGGGCAGGCCGAGATTTCCAAGCAAAAAGCAAATAGAAACATTAAGAGAAGTAGCAACTCCTAAAGTAACTACTTTCAGAAAAACAGTAGAAAATGGACATATTACTCTTGAATTTACATTAGGTAAAAATGCTGTTACCCTCTTTGAAATAAGCAAGGTTATTGATGAATCACATACCTATATAGGTCTCGACGATAGCAAAATACCAGGTGGATATTAA
- the hypE gene encoding hydrogenase expression/formation protein HypE, whose product MEDIILLSHGSGGESTRKLIEEEILKYFGNELLNELYDSSIFEASGKLAFTTDSFVISPLFFNGGDIGKLSIYGTVNDLSVMGAKPLYLSVGFIIEEGLTFNEFRQILQSMKSASKECMVKIITGDTKVVEKGKGDKIFINTTGIGIIEEGMDWRGRKIEEGDVVIINGGIGEHGLCIMLQRLGIKTDAEVKSDLAPLNSLTLPLLKISNNIKFMRDPTRGGVAGVLNEIAQKHNVEIEVEEENLPIKPWVKSASEILGIDPLYSANEGKVVIIASEKDQDKIMNFLKNHPQGKEARIIGKIKGKGSRVYLKTRLGTRRILDPLKRDLLPRIC is encoded by the coding sequence ATGGAAGATATTATCCTTCTTTCTCATGGAAGTGGCGGAGAAAGCACAAGAAAATTAATAGAAGAAGAGATATTAAAATATTTTGGAAACGAATTATTAAATGAGCTTTATGACTCTTCCATCTTTGAAGCCTCTGGAAAACTTGCCTTTACCACAGACTCCTTTGTAATATCTCCTCTCTTTTTTAACGGTGGAGATATTGGAAAACTCTCCATCTATGGAACTGTAAATGACCTTTCGGTTATGGGAGCAAAACCTCTCTATTTGAGTGTAGGATTTATTATTGAAGAAGGCCTTACTTTTAATGAGTTTCGTCAAATACTTCAATCTATGAAATCTGCCAGTAAAGAATGCATGGTAAAGATTATTACGGGTGATACAAAAGTAGTAGAAAAAGGAAAGGGCGATAAGATTTTTATAAACACTACAGGTATTGGAATAATTGAAGAAGGAATGGACTGGAGAGGAAGAAAAATAGAAGAAGGAGATGTAGTAATAATAAATGGAGGAATTGGAGAACACGGACTTTGTATTATGCTTCAAAGACTCGGTATAAAAACTGACGCAGAAGTAAAATCAGATCTTGCTCCCTTAAACTCTTTAACCCTGCCTCTTCTAAAAATCTCTAATAATATAAAATTTATGAGAGATCCTACAAGAGGGGGAGTTGCAGGAGTACTAAATGAGATTGCTCAAAAGCATAATGTAGAGATTGAGGTGGAGGAAGAAAATCTCCCCATAAAACCCTGGGTAAAGTCTGCCAGTGAAATTCTTGGAATAGATCCACTATACTCTGCCAATGAAGGAAAGGTAGTAATAATTGCCTCTGAAAAAGATCAGGACAAAATTATGAACTTTTTAAAAAATCATCCTCAAGGAAAAGAGGCAAGGATCATAGGAAAAATTAAAGGAAAGGGAAGTAGAGTTTACCTAAAAACAAGACTTGGTACAAGAAGAATATTAGATCCTCTTAAAAGAGACTTATTGCCAAGGATTTGCTAA
- a CDS encoding glycoside hydrolase family 2 TIM barrel-domain containing protein — protein MLKINLDKDWEYLEGNLAFLSQVLLRDDWKKVDLPHDIAIEKPRSKDNPSGPDEGFTAGANIFYRKDLVIDKELLGKNLILEFEGIMGYSEIYLNGTLLKKHFYGYSSFLVDITKYVHEGLNTLLVYINNVHKPSSRWYAGTGIYRHVWLRVGGEVFIKPWELHVKSDVIDEKKALLDIKVGLKSGKRIGGKLQFRIFSKEDELIKEDEENFEIDEEEKVISKILEIYNYRLWDIEDPYLYKLEVKVLVDGEESDVDSTYFGIRKIEIIPKVGFKLNGRVIKLKGGCIHHDNGILGSASYDRAEERKVEILKQNGFNAIRTAHNPFSPSFLDACDRLGMLVMEEFFDVWTMGKRAYDYHLFFEKYWEEDIENTIKRDFNHPSIVMWSIGNEITWGSGVDWERDEGYASIFEWSERLSKKVKELDSSRFVTSAFCGIPFENIKVENVEENGIVILGVWQEGEEVREKWGKITEKYFKTLDIAGYNYKIDRYRYDAEKYPNRIICGTETFPYTLYDNWKETLENSNVIGDFVWTAMDYLGEAGIGRASLDENEARNFLGHFPWLISNCGDIDICGDKKPQSYYRDIVWGLRKDPYIVVLPPEIYGRKIYLKMWGWEPVERNYNFKGYEGKPLRVYIYSDADEVELFLNGKSMGRKIAGDRVKYKVFYDLNYEEGRLEVIAYKNGVEVGRDILETTGDPVGLRLIPDRNIISSYEDLSFIKIVAIDELGREVTDAKNKVRVKVEGVGKLLALGNADPVSQESFVGNEISLYKGRALAIVKSLGLSGEIKLKVWGEGLKEEEVIIKCE, from the coding sequence ATGTTAAAGATAAATCTTGATAAAGATTGGGAATATTTAGAAGGGAATTTAGCTTTCTTGAGCCAAGTTCTCCTTAGAGATGATTGGAAAAAGGTGGATCTTCCCCACGATATAGCTATTGAGAAACCCAGAAGTAAAGATAATCCTTCGGGACCTGACGAGGGATTTACTGCTGGAGCTAATATCTTTTACAGGAAAGATTTAGTTATTGATAAAGAACTTTTGGGAAAAAATTTAATCTTAGAATTTGAAGGCATAATGGGATACTCAGAAATTTATTTAAATGGAACTCTTCTTAAAAAGCATTTTTATGGATATTCAAGCTTTTTGGTAGATATTACAAAATATGTCCACGAGGGGTTAAATACTCTGTTAGTGTATATAAATAATGTACATAAACCAAGCTCCAGATGGTATGCAGGCACTGGTATTTATAGGCATGTTTGGTTGAGGGTAGGGGGAGAGGTATTTATTAAACCTTGGGAACTTCATGTGAAGAGTGATGTCATTGATGAGAAGAAGGCTTTATTAGATATTAAGGTTGGGCTAAAAAGTGGGAAGAGAATTGGAGGTAAATTGCAATTTAGGATTTTTTCGAAAGAAGATGAATTAATAAAAGAGGATGAAGAAAATTTTGAAATAGACGAAGAAGAAAAGGTCATCTCAAAAATATTAGAGATTTACAATTATAGGTTGTGGGATATTGAAGATCCGTATCTATATAAGCTGGAGGTAAAAGTTTTAGTAGATGGGGAAGAGTCCGATGTTGATTCTACTTACTTTGGTATAAGAAAGATTGAGATTATACCTAAGGTTGGTTTTAAGTTGAATGGTAGGGTTATTAAACTCAAAGGTGGATGTATACATCACGATAATGGAATTCTTGGTAGTGCAAGCTATGATAGGGCTGAAGAGAGAAAAGTTGAAATCTTAAAACAGAATGGTTTTAATGCCATAAGGACTGCTCATAATCCCTTTTCTCCATCCTTTCTTGATGCCTGTGATAGATTGGGTATGTTGGTAATGGAAGAGTTTTTTGATGTATGGACTATGGGGAAAAGGGCCTATGATTATCATCTATTCTTTGAAAAGTATTGGGAGGAAGATATAGAAAATACTATAAAGAGGGATTTTAATCATCCCTCCATAGTTATGTGGTCTATAGGTAATGAAATAACTTGGGGATCAGGCGTAGACTGGGAGAGAGATGAGGGATATGCAAGCATTTTTGAATGGAGTGAGAGGCTTTCTAAGAAGGTTAAAGAATTAGACTCTTCAAGGTTTGTAACTTCTGCCTTTTGTGGAATTCCTTTTGAAAATATAAAGGTGGAAAATGTGGAAGAGAACGGTATTGTAATATTAGGAGTTTGGCAAGAAGGTGAAGAGGTAAGAGAGAAATGGGGAAAGATCACTGAAAAGTATTTTAAAACCCTTGATATTGCAGGATATAACTACAAAATAGATAGATATAGATATGACGCCGAGAAATATCCCAATCGTATAATTTGTGGAACCGAAACTTTTCCTTATACTTTGTATGATAATTGGAAGGAAACCTTAGAAAACTCCAATGTAATTGGAGATTTTGTTTGGACTGCAATGGATTACTTAGGTGAGGCAGGTATTGGTAGAGCATCGTTGGATGAGAATGAGGCAAGGAATTTTTTAGGGCATTTTCCTTGGTTAATTTCTAATTGTGGAGATATTGATATTTGTGGTGACAAAAAGCCTCAATCCTATTATAGAGATATTGTATGGGGATTAAGAAAAGATCCTTATATTGTAGTTCTTCCCCCTGAGATTTATGGGAGAAAGATATACTTGAAGATGTGGGGATGGGAACCTGTAGAGAGAAATTATAATTTCAAGGGTTATGAAGGTAAACCTTTAAGGGTTTACATATATTCTGATGCTGATGAAGTAGAGCTATTTTTGAATGGAAAAAGTATGGGCAGAAAGATTGCTGGAGATAGGGTGAAATACAAAGTCTTTTATGATTTAAATTATGAAGAAGGCAGACTTGAGGTTATAGCTTATAAAAATGGGGTAGAGGTAGGAAGAGATATTTTAGAGACTACAGGAGATCCTGTAGGTTTGAGATTGATTCCTGATAGAAATATAATTTCTTCTTATGAGGATCTTAGCTTTATAAAAATTGTTGCAATAGATGAGTTGGGAAGAGAGGTAACAGATGCAAAGAATAAGGTAAGGGTTAAAGTGGAAGGAGTAGGTAAATTATTAGCTTTGGGTAATGCAGATCCTGTTTCTCAGGAAAGTTTTGTAGGAAATGAGATAAGTCTTTATAAGGGAAGAGCTCTTGCAATAGTAAAAAGCCTTGGACTTTCGGGGGAGATAAAATTAAAAGTTTGGGGAGAAGGGTTAAAGGAAGAGGAAGTAATAATAAAGTGTGAATGA
- the hypF gene encoding carbamoyltransferase HypF, which produces MKSYKLRVWGIVQGVGFRPFIYRLAKSLNLRGWILNSTGSVQILIQGEEKDLEKFMELLLKEAPPLSRIEGIEKEEIEVEEISDFKILESKEDIGFNFISPDIAICEDCLREMRDPKDRRYNYPFINCTNCGPRYTIIEDLPYDRDKTTMKIFEMCEECYKEYHDPSSRRFHAQPISCYNCGPQIWIYGEESKDLFKRISEYLDEGKILAIKGIGGFHLACDATQDDTVRKLRERKKRPSKPFALMMKDIETIKEYCFVSEEEEKILKSKQSPIVLLRIKDLKDISPLVAPGNNYLGVMLPYAPYHHLIFDHFKKPLIMTSGNLSDEPIVKDNEEAMERLKNIADIFVFHNREIKHRIDDSVVFVENKEVQIIRRARGYAPDPVKIPIKLKPTLALGGELKNTFSLGKENYVFMSPHIGDLKDKETLEVYEETIQEYIRLFKIEPEILVHDLHPQYLSTDLAQRFKKYMEVRAIQHHKAHFYSLLLDREITEDIICFTFDGTGYGEDGKVWGGEVFVGNIEEIKRVAHFKYFPIVGGDIAIENPRKIALSYILKNFPEDTDKILPNIDELEKNVTKILLEREENVFYTSSCGRIFDLVSALLGIRERIDYEGQAAIELEMHAMESKEESYYPFRLVENEILEIDILPSIEKIIKEKNKKDKRDIARKFHNTVSQIIIALSEIFREEYKINKIGFSGGVFQNRLLLETTIPILKERKFEVYTHQKVPTNDGGISLGQMIMGYK; this is translated from the coding sequence ATGAAATCTTACAAACTAAGAGTCTGGGGAATTGTACAGGGAGTAGGTTTTAGACCCTTCATTTATAGACTTGCAAAAAGTCTAAACCTTAGGGGATGGATTTTAAATTCCACAGGATCAGTTCAAATCCTCATACAAGGAGAAGAAAAAGACTTGGAAAAATTTATGGAACTACTCTTAAAGGAAGCCCCTCCCCTCTCAAGGATTGAAGGTATAGAAAAAGAAGAAATAGAAGTAGAAGAGATATCAGATTTTAAAATTCTTGAAAGCAAAGAAGATATTGGTTTTAATTTCATATCCCCTGATATCGCCATATGCGAAGACTGTTTAAGAGAGATGAGAGATCCTAAAGATAGAAGATACAATTACCCTTTTATAAACTGCACCAATTGTGGACCCAGATATACCATAATAGAAGATCTTCCCTATGATAGAGACAAAACTACTATGAAAATATTCGAAATGTGTGAGGAATGTTATAAAGAATATCATGATCCTTCATCCAGAAGATTTCATGCCCAACCCATATCCTGTTATAATTGTGGCCCTCAAATTTGGATCTATGGAGAAGAATCCAAAGACCTTTTTAAAAGGATATCAGAGTATCTTGATGAAGGAAAGATTCTTGCCATAAAGGGCATTGGAGGATTTCATCTTGCCTGTGACGCCACTCAAGATGATACGGTAAGAAAACTGAGAGAAAGAAAAAAGAGGCCTTCAAAACCCTTTGCCCTCATGATGAAGGATATAGAGACTATAAAAGAATACTGCTTTGTAAGTGAAGAGGAAGAGAAAATTCTTAAATCAAAGCAATCTCCCATTGTCCTTCTAAGGATAAAAGATCTAAAAGATATATCACCTCTTGTAGCTCCTGGAAATAATTATTTAGGAGTAATGCTTCCATATGCTCCTTACCACCACCTTATTTTTGATCACTTCAAAAAACCCCTCATTATGACCAGTGGAAATTTATCCGACGAACCTATAGTAAAAGATAATGAGGAAGCTATGGAAAGATTAAAAAATATTGCCGATATATTTGTTTTTCACAATAGAGAAATAAAACATCGCATAGATGATAGCGTAGTGTTTGTAGAAAATAAAGAGGTTCAGATTATAAGAAGAGCAAGGGGATATGCTCCCGACCCTGTAAAGATTCCAATTAAATTAAAACCTACCCTTGCCTTAGGAGGAGAACTAAAAAATACCTTCTCTTTGGGAAAAGAAAATTACGTTTTTATGAGTCCTCATATTGGAGACTTAAAGGATAAGGAAACCTTAGAAGTCTATGAGGAGACCATCCAAGAATATATAAGACTTTTCAAAATCGAGCCTGAAATACTTGTGCATGATCTCCATCCTCAATACCTCTCTACCGATTTGGCTCAAAGATTCAAAAAATATATGGAGGTAAGAGCAATCCAACACCACAAAGCCCATTTTTACTCCCTTCTTCTTGATAGAGAGATTACCGAAGATATAATATGTTTTACCTTTGACGGAACAGGCTATGGTGAAGATGGAAAAGTATGGGGAGGAGAGGTATTTGTAGGAAATATAGAGGAGATAAAAAGAGTTGCGCACTTCAAATACTTTCCCATTGTAGGAGGAGATATAGCTATAGAAAACCCAAGAAAAATTGCTCTTTCCTATATACTTAAAAATTTTCCAGAAGATACAGACAAAATACTGCCTAATATAGATGAACTTGAAAAGAACGTAACTAAAATACTCCTTGAAAGAGAAGAAAACGTATTTTACACATCATCTTGCGGAAGAATCTTTGACCTTGTATCTGCCCTCCTTGGAATAAGAGAAAGGATTGACTATGAAGGACAAGCAGCCATTGAATTAGAAATGCATGCCATGGAATCCAAGGAAGAGTCATATTATCCTTTTCGCCTTGTTGAAAACGAAATCCTTGAAATTGACATTTTGCCAAGCATTGAGAAGATTATAAAAGAAAAAAATAAAAAAGATAAAAGAGACATTGCCAGAAAATTTCACAACACCGTCTCCCAAATAATAATAGCCTTATCAGAAATATTTAGAGAAGAATACAAAATAAACAAAATTGGATTTTCAGGAGGTGTCTTTCAAAATAGGCTACTTTTAGAAACCACAATCCCTATTCTTAAAGAAAGAAAATTTGAAGTATATACCCACCAAAAGGTCCCTACCAATGATGGAGGAATATCCTTAGGACAAATGATTATGGGATACAAATAA
- a CDS encoding HypC/HybG/HupF family hydrogenase formation chaperone — MCLGVPLKIVEIKEGNIAIVDMGGSTLEISTIFTPEVKVGDYVLVHAGFSISILSNEEAEEIISALEELEK, encoded by the coding sequence ATGTGTCTTGGAGTTCCGTTAAAGATCGTAGAAATAAAAGAAGGAAATATTGCCATAGTGGACATGGGAGGATCCACCTTAGAGATAAGCACCATATTTACCCCAGAAGTTAAAGTGGGAGATTATGTATTAGTCCATGCTGGATTCTCTATAAGTATTCTATCCAACGAGGAAGCAGAAGAAATAATTTCGGCATTAGAAGAGCTTGAAAAATAA
- the hypD gene encoding hydrogenase formation protein HypD yields MELKDLLEKIRTISTKEINIMEFCGTHTHEIFRYGIREILPPNIHLLSGPGCPVCVTAEEDIDYIIALSQEYNLGIITFGDLVNVPGSLGSLNYLRARGKEVRVVYSPLESLNIAKENPHKKYLLVGIGFETTAPNLAYTLIKATEENIKNLYFLSLHKLTPPAMKAILDMGEIKLDGIIGPGHVSTIIGRVGWKEIFEKYRVPFVIMGFKPEEIVYGIYHLVKIIEEGEPKLLNAYERSVKEEGNKHALEVMYKVFKKGPANWRGLGIIEESGLVLREEFEDFDVRRIYPLKIEKRVDNYNPCKCGEVLRGVLKPTECPLFGKACTPEYPKGPCMVSSEGTCSAYYLYGGV; encoded by the coding sequence ATGGAACTAAAAGATCTTTTAGAGAAAATAAGAACCATCTCCACAAAAGAAATAAATATAATGGAATTTTGTGGTACCCATACTCATGAGATATTTCGTTATGGCATAAGAGAAATTCTCCCACCCAACATTCACCTTCTTTCTGGGCCCGGATGCCCAGTATGTGTCACTGCAGAGGAAGATATCGACTATATAATTGCCCTTTCTCAAGAATACAACTTAGGCATCATAACCTTTGGAGACCTTGTGAATGTACCAGGAAGTTTAGGAAGCTTAAATTACCTAAGGGCAAGAGGAAAAGAAGTAAGAGTAGTATATTCTCCCCTTGAATCTTTAAATATTGCTAAAGAGAATCCTCATAAAAAATATCTCCTCGTGGGAATAGGTTTTGAAACTACTGCACCTAATTTAGCCTACACCCTTATAAAGGCAACAGAAGAAAACATTAAAAATCTATACTTCCTATCCCTACATAAGCTTACTCCTCCTGCTATGAAAGCCATATTAGATATGGGAGAAATAAAACTCGATGGGATTATTGGACCTGGGCATGTATCTACCATAATAGGAAGGGTAGGCTGGAAGGAGATCTTTGAAAAGTATAGAGTACCTTTCGTAATCATGGGATTCAAACCTGAAGAGATTGTTTACGGAATATATCACTTAGTAAAAATCATAGAAGAAGGAGAGCCAAAACTTTTAAATGCCTATGAAAGAAGTGTAAAAGAGGAAGGAAACAAACATGCCCTTGAAGTAATGTATAAGGTTTTTAAGAAAGGACCTGCTAATTGGCGTGGCCTTGGAATTATAGAAGAAAGTGGCCTTGTTTTAAGAGAGGAATTTGAAGATTTTGATGTAAGAAGAATTTATCCATTAAAGATAGAAAAAAGGGTAGATAACTATAACCCTTGTAAATGCGGAGAGGTTCTTAGAGGAGTTTTAAAACCCACCGAATGTCCACTATTTGGTAAAGCCTGTACTCCAGAATATCCTAAAGGTCCCTGCATGGTATCCTCAGAAGGGACATGCTCTGCCTATTACCTCTATGGAGGAGTATAG
- a CDS encoding glycoside hydrolase family 43 protein gives MSTKRILQRILSKKNLTSLILLFILIFTISTITTSKGDDTSLLKKPIGKIPPNGNPLISHKFGADPAVLVYKDRVYIYLTNDIVEYDKNGNVLENSYSKINKITVISSEDLVNWTDHGEIEVAGPNGIAKWAQNSWAPAVAYKKIDGKDKFFLYFANNANGIGVLTADTPLGPWTDPLGRSLINWATPGVAGVVWLFDPAVLVDDDGRAYIYFGGGVMPGREEDPNTARVMELGSDMISVVGTAVPIPAPYMFEDSGINKINNIYYYSYCTNFGPRKPGGLPLGAIAYMTSKNPMGPWEYKGIILKNPGNFFGVGGNNHHQLFDFKGKWYIAYHAQTLARALGIAKGYRSPHINEVQIENGVIKEVFADYKGVPQVKNFDPYRIVEAETYAWCAGISTKKANASNNICLTDIDNGDWIALSKVDFGNNPPKKFKAAIANIKGKGYIEIRIDSIDGKKIGTLEIKPQGNNSSWIEIETSVDEVKGVHDLYFIFRGEGESLFDFDYWQFIK, from the coding sequence ATGTCAACAAAAAGGATTTTACAAAGGATTTTATCAAAGAAAAATCTTACGAGCTTAATACTCCTTTTTATCCTTATTTTTACCATCTCAACTATAACAACTAGTAAAGGAGATGATACTTCATTGTTAAAAAAACCCATAGGAAAAATTCCACCCAATGGAAATCCTCTTATATCCCATAAATTTGGCGCAGATCCAGCGGTACTTGTTTATAAAGATAGAGTATATATTTACCTTACTAACGACATAGTAGAATATGACAAAAATGGAAATGTACTGGAAAATTCTTATAGCAAAATAAACAAAATCACAGTAATCTCTTCGGAAGATCTAGTAAATTGGACTGACCATGGCGAAATTGAAGTTGCAGGGCCAAATGGTATTGCTAAATGGGCTCAAAACTCTTGGGCACCTGCCGTTGCCTACAAAAAGATAGATGGTAAGGATAAATTCTTCCTATATTTTGCTAACAATGCTAATGGGATAGGAGTATTAACAGCAGACACTCCTTTAGGACCATGGACCGATCCTTTGGGAAGATCACTCATCAACTGGGCAACTCCAGGAGTTGCAGGAGTTGTATGGCTCTTTGATCCAGCAGTCTTAGTAGACGATGATGGCAGAGCATACATATACTTTGGGGGAGGGGTTATGCCTGGAAGAGAGGAAGATCCTAATACTGCACGTGTTATGGAACTGGGTAGCGATATGATAAGCGTTGTTGGGACAGCAGTACCCATTCCAGCCCCCTATATGTTTGAAGACTCAGGAATAAATAAGATCAATAATATTTACTACTATTCATATTGCACTAACTTTGGCCCTCGCAAACCAGGTGGCCTCCCCTTAGGAGCTATTGCATATATGACCAGCAAAAATCCTATGGGACCATGGGAATATAAAGGAATCATACTTAAAAATCCAGGCAATTTCTTTGGGGTTGGAGGAAATAACCATCATCAATTATTTGACTTCAAAGGAAAATGGTATATAGCATACCACGCCCAAACCTTGGCAAGGGCTTTAGGCATTGCAAAGGGATATAGATCACCCCATATTAATGAGGTACAAATTGAAAATGGAGTTATAAAAGAAGTATTTGCAGACTACAAGGGAGTACCTCAAGTTAAAAATTTTGATCCCTATAGAATTGTGGAAGCAGAAACCTATGCATGGTGCGCAGGAATCTCAACTAAAAAAGCCAATGCAAGCAACAATATATGTCTAACCGACATAGATAATGGAGACTGGATTGCTCTATCTAAAGTAGATTTTGGAAATAATCCTCCTAAAAAATTTAAAGCAGCTATCGCCAATATCAAAGGCAAAGGTTATATAGAAATAAGAATAGACTCTATCGATGGCAAAAAGATAGGAACTTTAGAAATAAAACCTCAAGGTAATAACTCCTCTTGGATAGAAATAGAAACATCTGTTGATGAGGTAAAAGGAGTCCATGATCTATACTTTATATTCAGAGGTGAGGGTGAGAGCCTCTTTGACTTTGATTACTGGCAATTTATAAAGTAA